A region of the Bacillus spongiae genome:
GAGGTGAAAAGGATTATCCGGTATTAGCTCCGGTTTCCCGAAGTTATCCCAGTCTTATAGGTAGGTTGCCCACGTGTTACTCACCCGTCCGCCGCTGACGTCAGGGGAGCAAGCTCCCCATCAGTCCGCTCGACTTGCATGTATTAGGCACGCCGCCAGCGTTCGTCCTGAGCCAGGATCAAACTCTCCATAAAAGTAGTTTGACTTGCTCATGTTTTGTGTAAGAACTAAGTTCTTACGTTTTAGAATTAACGTTGACGTTTCGTCTTTTCAGTTTTCAAAGTTCAATGTTTATCGCTCCGAGGCGACTTTTATAATTTACCATACCCTCCAAAAGAAGTCAATCATTATTTTGAAAAAGTTTTTTTAATCTCTTTCATTTTTTCATGGAATCTTTCGGACGAGTAATAATATATCACGAATATATGAACCTTGCAATAGTCTTTTTAATATTTTTTCATTACTATCTTTTCTATCATATTTTTTCAATCCCAGCATAACTCTAGTAAAAACCATATTATTGAAAGGAGATTGATGATGTTAACTCTGCTCGCTTTTTATATATCGTACATCTCGGCTATCTATTTATTTTGCTATTCTTACATTGAAGCTCTAAGGATTTTCGATTCTACCGAAAAAGTCCATGGTGGAACATTTATTTTTTCGACCACTATGGCTGTGTCGTTTTCTTTCATGTGCTATTGGTTTCTTAATTAAATTGTCTATTATTTAATCAATTGAGAGAACATTTTGCAACTGCTGCAGATCTTCCCACACGATTGCTGTTTCAATTAATAATTTTCCACCTATTTCTACCTGCTTTTCTTTTATTAGATCTCCTTGAAGTTTTTTATAAAACTGAATAGAAGAGTTCTCATTTACCACCCATGTAAATAATGATTTGTACCCTTCGCTCAATAATATAGAAATAGCATAATGGAGAAGTTTCTGCCCTATTTTCTTTTTTTGATGAGTTTGTAATAAATAAATGGCATATAATTCAGCATCAGCAATATTCGTCCTGCCCTTACCGAAACTAGCAAACCCTACTATTCTCCCTTCGCATTCTGCAACATAAGTATGGTGAGAATGTGCTAATATGTTCCTCCACATTTTTATTTTATTATCCACATCTAAAGTGGATAAATATGACTGTGGCAATATTCCTTGATAAGTGGTTTGCCAACTTTCTACATGTACTTTTGCAATACCCTCTCCATCACTAGACTGCGCCTTTCGAATAATCATCTTTCTCTCCTTTAGTAAATGAGGTTTCTCGTTTTTTCCTAGCTGTTCTTTCATCTATTAAAAATATCGCTATTCCCAGTATGATAATTCCTCCACCAAGCACTTGATAGTATGATACAGTCTCAGCCAAGAAATAATAAGCTAACAAGGAAGCACCTACTGGTTCTAACAAAATGGCCATTGAAATCGTCGAGGTACTAATCCATTTTAACGACCAGTTAAAGAGGGTATGACCTAATAAAGTAGGGACGATAGCTAAAAGCAAAAAATATACCCAATCTTCCTTAGGTAAGGAGATAAAATTCTCGCCCTTGATTAACACATAAAAAAATAAGACGACAGAACTAATACTATAGACAACAAATGTATACGTTGTCAGGGATAGGCGCTTTCTAACATGTTGTCCAAATAACAAATACCCAGTGACAAGGGCACAAGCGAGTAAGGCTAAAATATCCCCCCATAAAGCTAGACCACTAATTCTAAAGTCACCCCAACTAATTAAGATACTACCACTTATAGCAATACCACCTGCAACGATTGCTTTAAGACTTATTGCCTCCTTAAAGAATAGATATGTTCCTGCAAATGCAAATAGTGGCTGCAGTGTAACAAGCACTGTAGAACTAGCTACAGAAGTATAATTTAGCGATTCAAACCAAAGAATAAAATGAAATGCTAAAAAGATTCCCGATATTACAGAAAAGAGCCAATCTTTCTTGGTGATTAAGTTGAGTTCATGTCGGTATTTAAACAAAAAGACCGGAGACATTATTACAATCGTAAAAAACAGGCGATAAAAAGCAATAACCCCCGCTTCAGCAGAAGAAGCTTTCACTAATACTGCAGAAGTTGAGACCGCAATTACACCAACCCATAAAGCGATAATAGGGTTTACTTTCTTGTCTTCTCTCATAGACTTCAACCTCTCCATTTACAAATAATTATTTAGGGAATACACTTCTTCTAAATTTACACTATTCTGAACATAAAATTCAATATCTACTAATCTTCTTTGATCTAATTTACTTTACTACTTGTATAAATTAAACATTTTCACTATTTTGGGAACGGTCAAGGGAAGGATATTGTACTAATTATAGCTGCTTTGTTACTGAAAGCAGCGTTTTTCTAAGAGTAGCGCATAGTCGAGGAATTTGTGAATAGAGGATTTTTTACTGTACTACTAAATTGATTGTTTTGTACTGTTTGCACTTCTAACTTAGCTAATAACCAATTATCTTAAGTTCTATCATTGGTGAACTATCGTCCTATTGATATATAATTACGCAACAGCATTTTTTATAGAAAATAATTGTTACATGTACAGCAATAATTATTTCCGAAGAAAAAACAAATATTTCCTATTTTCTCATGATCTATTGAAATGTAATGGTGACCATTGTGACATTCTTATGTACCTTATTAATCATCCTTCTTAGTAATTAAAGGAGAGTGATGATTACATAACCATTACATGAGATAAGCTTTTTAACTTCTACAGATAGAAATTTAACTCTTCTAACATACTCTATTATTTATTTTCACTCCTCTGTTATGAATAGCATAAAAACATACTAACAAAATTTGGATCATTATGGTGAGTATGTTTACGAACTAAACTATTCACAAGCCTATATCGTAAATATATTGTATTTACTTTCATGCACCGATTATATAGCTAAAGCTATTAGCCATTAACTGATTATGACTTCTTTGCGGAACCATATTCTCTATAAATTGAATTAAAACAGACTCCAGCCTGTCTTCACGTCTAACAGCATGTAAATATTGAACAAATTCACATATTTTTTTCGTTTGGTACAAATTAATGTCATTGTCGTATTTTTTAAATATTTCAAACAATACTTTAAAATCGTCATCTGTATATGTATTATTTTTAACACTTGCTTTTAATTGGTCAATTTTATCTTGATCAAGATCTTGTAGCTTTATTTTTTCCATATTATACCTCCTGATTCACGTCATGAAATTAAAGTTACTCTCACCTTACTACATTGACCATTACACTAACATTACAAAAACCTCATTCTATTCGAAAAAGAATGAGGTTTTTTAATTTTTTCACTTTCTTCACATTTTATTTACATTTTCTTTATCTAATAAAAGAGCTTTCCTTTTCTCTTCATAAAATTCCGCTTCAATATCTTTTTTTTCTTTTTGTAATAAATATATCATTTGATCAAAATACAATTCTTCCGCAGGATGATATTTAATAAGCGTTTTTAATATATCAATAGATTGATCAGTAGTTAGGTTACAATCCAATAATTCTTCACAGAGTTCAATAACTCTACTCTCAAGTTTTGTACGAAGCTCTAATGCCCATTCATCATATAAACTAGGAAACAGTGAATCTGGTAGAAGGTGTAACTCCTCAATAATTTCATTAACGTGCTGTTGAATATTTTCAAATTCATCAACTTTACGAAACCAATTTAACCACTGTACATAATCTACTTTTGTTCGTACTGCTAAAGAAATTCCTTCACGTTCAATCATTAAATATTGATCAACCTCATTACCTGTATGCTCCTCTAGTATCGCCTTAATATGATTCAAGGAAACTCGAAGCTGATTTCTAGCTTTATTTAATTCTAAACCAGGCCAAAAAATATCGAATAATTGGTCTCTTGTCACATTTTTATGAAGAGCTATATAGCTAAAGATTTGTTTTGCTTTCCTTTGATTCCATTTCCCCATAACATATTGACCATTTATCTTCACCGAGAATGTCGATACGAAAGAAACCTGTATGACATTTTTACTAAGAAGCTGATGAATACCTGCATCAACGATACTCTCCAAATCTTTAGCAATTTTTTCACCAAATTCTGATTTGGGCAGTGAAATATATTGTTTCTGTGTTACTTTATGAATAAAATCACGAATCCAATGAGCGAGAAGCACACTTTGATCCATCATAATCGCGCTTGAAGCATTAGGAACAATTAAAAATCGATCATCTGTTAAATACTTTATGTCTAATAAGTGCAACTTTGGTGGATAAAGTGGATCATATTCACCAACTACATTAAAAATTGGAACAGAAATGCTTTTAAATTTTTTCGAAGAATAACTTAATACACTTTCCCCACATAATCGATAAAATTGTAAATAATCATTTTCATTAACTACTTTGAGCATATTCACAACTTTTTTTATGTTTCTCTCATCTTTATAATAAAAAAGATTTGGGATAATGCTGTTTATAAATTCTTTCTTTCCTTGTTTAAAAGCTCTAACCCGTTTGTAAAATTCCCTTTCACCTAGATCATGTGGGTAAAAAATGGGCGTTGAAACTAAGGTAAGTGACTGGATGTACGGTTTATTTACTGTAGCCAGTTCAATACCGAAATTGCCTCCTCCACCGTATCCTACAAAATGTACGCGTTGTAATTGCAATTTATTTAAAATAGCCTCTAATTCTTCAGTTAAAAAATCCCATGTCCATTTCTCTTGCCCATGTTCTTTTTGGTTTGTACCGTGTCCAGGAAGATTATATCTAAGCACATGATAGTTAGGCAGTAAATACTCAATAATGGGCTCCCAAATATTCATATCCACTCCCAAGCCATGAACTAATAAAATGGTTTCAGCATGATCTGCATTACATTCATGAAATTGATAGTGTATCGGTTGACTATTATCTAGCAACATAATTGGCATACTAATCTCTCCTACAAAAAATCCCTATTTTCAATAATAGCTTTTCTTACTAGGAAATAACAGAAAAATTTTACAATATATACTCCATTTTTATTTTACCGTTTGTTATATGAAGTTGTAATGATTTATTGCCAAATTGGTGATAAATAGTAAAGATATTCATCGAACACCGTTACCTTAGTGGAAGGAGAGAATTATGGAACAACAGGCTGACTACGAAAAGCTGTTACTTGATACTTATAAATCTATGGAAAACACATACGTTTTAATAAAAGAAGGGTGGTACGGGTACGTCCTTTTCACTCCAATGTGGTGGCTATTAATTTTCCTTACTTTTGCTCCATGGATTATTTGGTATTTTTTTAAACCTAAAAGAAGTGCTGCTCGATTATTATTTGGTGTTTTCTTCGTTACACTCATTTCAATTATTTTGGATTCCATTGGGATTTTGACAGGGGCTTGGTATTACCGTTATAAGTTTGCTCCATTTACGCCGGAATTTATTCCATGGGATATTACAATTATACCAGTCAGCTTGCTCTTTACTCTTCAAATAAAGCCAAAAGCAAACCCATTAATTAAAGGGGTCATATGGGGGGGAAGTGCAGCATTTATCGGAGAACCATTATTAGAGTTTATTGGATTTTATGAGCCTGTTTACTGGAGAAGCGGATATTCCTTTTGGGTATATATTCTACTTTTTCTAATTGCCTATTTCTTCTCTACAAAAATTAATAGCTTTGAAAAGCTTAATTAAATACAATCATACAGAATCCCCCCAATAGTCAGTTTGATATTGAGGGGGTATTCTTTTCAAGACCTTTCTCCATGCCTAAAAGGTGCATATAAAGAAACACACTTCTATAAATTGAAGTACTTAAACTGTGATACCCGTTTGTTTTTCAAGCAAATTACTAAACAAACTTCTTTTTGCTTTTGCCAATTGAGAAAATCCTCCTATTTGAACAATCTTCCCTTTATCTAAAACAACTACTTGGTCTGCATTTCGAATAGTAGATAAACGATGAGCAATGACAATAACCGTCATTTTCCCCTTCAATTTTTCAACTGCTTCTTGAATTTTTGCTTCATTTTCACTATCAAGTGCACTTGTTGCTTCATCTAGTATCAAAATAGACGGTTTTTTTAATATTGCTCTTGCTAAGACTAGCCTTTGCCTTTCTCCACCTGATAGTTTTATTCCTCTATCACCAATTACGGTATCTATACCGTTAGAAAGTCCCTTAACAAAATCAGCAGCAGCTGAGAAGTGCAAAGCCTCCCAAAGTTCGTCCTCACTTGCATTCGGCTCAAGCATAAGCAAATTATCACGGATGGATGCATTAAATAAAAAAGGATCCTGTGGAACATAACTGACTGCTTTCCTTAGTGAAACTAATTTTTCGTCCGTTAGTAAGGTACCGTCTATAAACACTTTCCCTTCTTCAGGCCGATTAAGCCCCATTAAAATATCAATTAATGTGCTTTTCCCCGCGCCCGAAGGACCTACAATAGCAGTCATTGCATTAGCTGGAAATTTTACATTTGAATTCTTAATAGCATACTTGGAATCATCTATATTATAACGGAAATTTACATTTATTAACTCAATATTATCCGAAACAGCTAATGGCATTACTTTATCTGTACCTTGCTTCAGCGGAAATTCATTTGCCTTCCTACATTGATGAAGAAGGTCCTCGATAATGACCAAAGCAGGTATAGTGGTAGCAAGTTGTTCCATATTCGCTTGAATACTTGTAAATCTAGGCCAGAGTCGAGAAAAAATAATAATGATTAAAAACAATTGTTCAGGTTGACTGCGAAACATATTAATAGATAAAAAAATAAAAACGGCTATAATGACAGCTGACGAACACTTATATAAAAGCTGTGAGTTTGTTTTAACTCTTACTAATTCACTTTGTTCTTTTACAATTTCTTCACTCAATCCTTTTAACCATCGGCTTCTTGAACTCTCTAAAGAATTACTTTTAATATCTTTAATGCCGTTAAAACTATCCGTTATACCAGCTAAATACTCTCTGCCAATTTTAGAAGTTTGACTCCCTATACTTTTTGATTTTTTTATAAAATTTCTAGATAAGAAAGCTAAAACGACTCCAGAAAATAATACTAATATCGTCAAGGACGGTGATAACCAAAAAGCAATGCCAAGCTGAATAATGGTAAAAATAATAGATGTCAGTAATTGTAGGAACATACTCGTCCCCCCATTCACTCGACCTATTTCAGTCGTAAGTGAGGTGATGAGATCCGATTTCCGATGCTTTAAGAAGAAGTGCCAGTTTGACTGTAATACATCACGGAACGCTTCCATTCTTAAATGGTTTATAAACCCGACTTGGATTTTCACGTTCCTTCTAGTAATATTTCGTTGCAACATGGCTTGTCCTGCAACAATAAAAAAATAAATCGTTAGTATAAAAATTAATGAGTAAGATGGCGGTATTTTTGTGATAAAACTCAATAACTCGGAGAGGGCTGAAATGTCCGAATCCGTTGGCATAAGCCCACTAACACTTAACATTGGAATTAGCAGTAGAATACCAACTCCTTCTAGCATACTGATTAAAACCATGCCTAACAGATTGATAATCAATATTTTCCCTGAAAAAGAGTATAACCTTTTAGTGAAGTATAGTAAGGATTTCATTTATATCCCCCTATTTAAAGCATGAAGTTTCTTCGTCTTCCTCCAAAACCAGAGAAATGGTCGCAAAGGAAAATACAAAAAATGGAGGCTTTTCGGTAAAGGTAATGTGTCAGCATCATCGGAATATGGAAATAAAAAACTTAAAATAAATAAAGTCTTTTGTCTAAATGTTTTTAATAAAAATAAATAACGTTTATGATATTTTGCTACTTCTTCAGGTAAAGGTTCGGTATGTAAATTGACCATATTCTCAAAATAAAATACAGTATTTTGACTTAATTCAACGGCTTTTCTACTTTTTATTAGCGGATCCATTTCTTTATTTAATTCCGTTCCAAAAAGATTGGCTGATAGTAATAATGCTTGGCCAACTATTTGATAAGAATAGTATTTTTTTGAAAGTTTAAAAATAAGGGTCCAATCCAGCTCTTCAGATTGATTTTGAAATAATTGATGTATATCAACGACCCACCTTAATCGAGACCAACCATGTCTAGCTCCATGTGAGATAAGGAATAATAATAAATCCTCTCTTCCAAGATAATAGCTTGGAGATGGTGTAATATTACTAACTCTCTTCCTATTCCACAAATCATTAAAATTCGGTTCAGGTCCAGGACCAGGATTTAATCTCCAATGCACTTCAAGTTTCACGCGTTTTTCAGGATGAAAATAAGCAACGTGATGATGTCTCCATTTCCAATCACTTAATACTGTTGAAATGTAATCATCTTTCACATACCCACAATCTACTAATAAATCATGGACTCGATCTAATTCGTCTATTGGGATTAGGACATCGATATCACTAGAAGTTCGGCGAGAAATATCTCCGTAAAGGTCATCAGCTAAAACAGGGCCTTTTAAAAATAGCATTCTTACATTCTCTTTTAGCAGAAGGCTATTTAAACTCTCCATTTCATGAGTAAGGTGTAGCATTTTTATCGTGTTTTTTTGGTATGCTTTCTTCAATCGGTTGATAATTTGAGACGGAATTTGAATTTGCTGATTTTCGTCTGCCTTTAAGAAAATCTGTGGATAAATACGGTGATGCTTTGCGAGGCTTAAAAATGTTTCCCAATCAATACTACGATCAGACTTATAAGAAGAAGGAGTATGACCATTATCAAATTTTAATATTTCTATAAGCAATTTCAATTCTTGTTTTACATTGTTTAAATCAAGCCTCAACTTGTTTTCCATTAACCTTCACCTTCAATCTTTAATGAGCTTTATTCTGGAATGTTCCGACGACTGTAAATCGTTTCATCTCTTCATAGCCAGTAATATAAATGGATCCACTTCTTAACCAAGCATGCGCAATCATTTTTCCTTCTTCGTCTTTTGCTGTACCTAAATATAAGGTAGTTTCTATTTTTCTTCTCTTCATCATCTTCATTCCAGCAATAGCCTTCACTAAACATTGACTTTCCCAGAAAGTATAACGACTCATTATATGAATAGCTTGAGAGACTTGCTTTGCTTTTTTCACATTCACCCCTTCTAGTTCAAAAGGTGACTCTTTCATATGACGACCAAATGAAGGAGCTACTTTTTTAAATGGTAACTCTTTCATAATTCTACCCAACGCCAAATAGAAGAAAGCTTCAATAAAAATCCATTTTGTTTTATTATTTAAAGATAAAAACAATGCTATTTTTTTCATGTACTTTTCACCTAACGCTACACTACAATGACTAATTGTTCTTGTCTTAATAATTCTAAAAATGATAACACCTGTTCTTCACATTCCTGTTTCGATATTTCATATTCAGCCATTAGCTTGGTCACTAATGTCGAAATAGGAAGCGGATTATCAATCAATTCCCAAATCCTCCCACCGACATCCCCTAGATTATAATATTTTCCATTAGAGATACTTAACATTACTTTCTCTCCATTCATATCGCTAACAATACTGCCCTCGACTTGTTTAATACTGTCGTTAGTAGTAAGTTTTTCAATTTTCATCATCGATTAAGTCCCCTTTTATCGTTTTTAATAGTAAGGATTGTAATTCGAATGGAGTAAATTTAGTTAGTGGTCGCTTCACTCGATAAACTTCTAGTTGATGAGCACATTTCGCTGTCATATCAAAATGCCACTCTAAAAGATTTAAGCCCTTTAAAAAAGAATTTCTATAAGTATGATGCAGTAAAATTGGCAGTTTTTCTAAACGACTGTCGATTCGAGTTAATTCTATAGAATCTTGTTCCGATTTCACTAATTCGAATACACCTGCAAGGGGTAACGACTCACCGTCATAAAAATTAGAGGCTACTGGAATTGCATATTTTGTTTCTCTTTCAAATAAAGGCTTAAATTCATTTGGGTGCATCTCTAATTTCTTCAAACTTTCTTCCCATAACTTTTGTTGTGGGTACGATGGGGCTACTGTAATTTCCCCATTTAAGGAATGGGATAAAGCTATCACATCATCGCTTAATAGTGGGTATCCATTATCTATAAAAGTAGCAGCTAAAGTAGACTTTCCTGCTCCTGATTCACCGACAATAGCATAAGCTTTTCCATCGATTACAACCGCACTTCCATGCAATGGTAATATTCTTCTTTGCATCAGTAGAATTCCCATACAAGTACCAAGTACATAAAGACGAATTTTATCGTAATCAGCATGAAGAGATGGAGAAACAATTATACTATTTCCATTTAAGACACCAAAAATGGCAGTATTCTTTATATGAAATAGGACCTCTTTTTCCTTAACGATAAATTTCCCTTCAATCCCAATCTCGTTCCAGCGTTCGGTTAAGTCTGCTATCGTTATATCAATATCTGCATGATAGCTTTCTTCAAAAAATGTATATTCTTTTAGTTCTGGAAGTGGGATTTCACTTTCGATTACCATTCCAAAAGCTTTATAAGTCGCTTTAGTCATTGTGTCGACCATATTCATCACTCCATGATAATCTTCGATATGCTTACTATTAAGCCCCTATATACATATAGAATATAAGGGCTTAATTAGTAAAGTAGAGCCATTTGTACTACAATTCTTAGCTAAAGTGATCGTTATCCTCGATATCTGGGTCATTTTGATAGTCATCTACCCAACGAAGTCCAGGACCTGCCATTGTCATATCAATTGATAGAATTTCTAATTCTGGTGTTTCCCAATTCTTTTTCATTATTTCACCCCCTTTCAAGTACGTTTTTTTAGAAATCGATATAAAATTAGGCTGCGCATCAGAATTTTAAAATCCTCGTGCAAAGCCAAATCAGGACTAGGATTTTCCCTTACATTACATAATGACTTGCGTAATACTTTTGTATCAATAAACTGAGAAATGGATGTGTCGTTCATTAATTGGTCTAGCTCACTAGTAAACTCGGACCAATTCGGCATCATTCTATGAACAATATCTACACCTTGTGCTCCACGGTACCGATGATTCAAACGAACTTCATCTGGCAAATAGTCAACGGTCGACCGACGAATTAACGAGCGCTCTATTCCATTCTGAACGAATTGAGAATCTGGCAATGATAAACAAAAGCGAATAATACGCAAATCATTTGTTGGATCACGTCTCCACAAAGAGAATCGTAACGATAGATTGGTGTCACTTACACCATTCCCCCAATAAAATAATTGCTTAAATTGTTCCTCTCTTGCCTTGCTTGCTCCAGGTATTCTTCTTCCTGTAATATCTATCCCGTGCTCTCTTACCTTTTGAGCGACATTTGTTTTCTTAGCAAAATCAGAATTAATAAATTGAGGAAATGAAAACTGATTATCGAGTGTAAGCCATTCGTTTATAATGGGAAATGCACTCCGAGTAACCATTTTTAAAAGCTGTTTTCTTCCCATTCTTTTTACTCTGGCGTAATGATTAATCTCTTTATAAAAAGTTAGTAGTTTTAGTTTTTTTAATAACCTTCCATAATAATCAATTGATGACCCCCAAGAGATCGTCCAATTTCCTCGAGCTCCATTTAGAAGCATTCCAATATCATGCTTAGCTGCCTGTTCATAAATGCCATATATCCAAAAGGAATTATTAAAAAACTTATAAGGCATCTCAACTGTTTCTAGCCAAGTATCAATTTCAGTAAAGGGGTTTCTATCTTTAAAATCAAGATAATGATCTTGAATATTCCCAACATGCTTAACGGTCGTTTGAATAAACGGTGTTTCATCAGCGACGCGTGAACGTGGCGTCCAGTCTTCAAAATCCTTAACGGGTACATAGCTGAAGGTATGTATTTGTTTATTTTCTTTTCTTAATTCTTTCGAAGCAAAACTAACCACCGTGCCTGAATCCAATCCACCACTTAAATATGCCCCTACATTCCGATTCGTACGTAGTCTATCAGCGACGGACCGTCCGAATATTTCTTTGAAAGCCTCTTCATATTCTTCGTTTGATTGAAGGATGAGTCTTTCTTTTGGTTGTAAAGGAGTATGTTTTTTAAGATTCATTCTCCCATCTTGAAAGGCAATGGAATGTGATGGTGGTACTTGTTGAATATGTTTATACACGGTTGAAGAAGTATCAACAGTATTAAACATATCGGGAATAATGAGAAATTCAGCAATCCACTCCTCATTGAGCTGTTGTTTAACAAAAGATAGCTCAAATAGAGGAGCTAAGGTCGTTGAGAAAGCAAAGCAATTCTCTGAATAAACATAATACAGAGTACGACTTCCGGCAAAATCCCTCGAGCCGAACAGCTTTTTCTCCCTTTCATCCCAAATCATAAAAGCATATTCTCCGATTAGGTAATTAGGACACTCTTCTCCCCATTTCTCATACGCTAACAAAATCAATTGGCTATCAGGTATCCCTTTTCTTATCGCTCTGTCTGTTTGCAAACGATCAAAAAGTTCATCTCTGTTATCAATGATTGCATCAGCCGTGATTGCCAATTGTTTTTCCTGATTAAAAAAAGGTAGACGCTCTCCTACAGATTCAGGCGTAATCCACTGTGCGTGACAGCCAAAGAAGAGATTGTTCATCTTCAAAACTTGTATATCATCAGAGGGAAACTTCTCTAGTGAGACCATCATCTTATTTATGTCTTCTATATTGAGTAAATGACTATTTTCATGATAGATTCCTGTAATGGCACTCATGTATATATCCCTCCCCCTTAACAATACTATTTCTTATAGAGAACAATTTTAACTCTATTTCTTCCAACTACATACTTTTTATGATAGATAATTCTTAATACTATTCTTTTTAAAGTCATTTAGTAATAACGAACGAAATGGTACAAAATATTGATGA
Encoded here:
- a CDS encoding alpha/beta fold hydrolase, which produces MPIMLLDNSQPIHYQFHECNADHAETILLVHGLGVDMNIWEPIIEYLLPNYHVLRYNLPGHGTNQKEHGQEKWTWDFLTEELEAILNKLQLQRVHFVGYGGGGNFGIELATVNKPYIQSLTLVSTPIFYPHDLGEREFYKRVRAFKQGKKEFINSIIPNLFYYKDERNIKKVVNMLKVVNENDYLQFYRLCGESVLSYSSKKFKSISVPIFNVVGEYDPLYPPKLHLLDIKYLTDDRFLIVPNASSAIMMDQSVLLAHWIRDFIHKVTQKQYISLPKSEFGEKIAKDLESIVDAGIHQLLSKNVIQVSFVSTFSVKINGQYVMGKWNQRKAKQIFSYIALHKNVTRDQLFDIFWPGLELNKARNQLRVSLNHIKAILEEHTGNEVDQYLMIEREGISLAVRTKVDYVQWLNWFRKVDEFENIQQHVNEIIEELHLLPDSLFPSLYDEWALELRTKLESRVIELCEELLDCNLTTDQSIDILKTLIKYHPAEELYFDQMIYLLQKEKKDIEAEFYEEKRKALLLDKENVNKM
- a CDS encoding DMT family transporter — protein: MREDKKVNPIIALWVGVIAVSTSAVLVKASSAEAGVIAFYRLFFTIVIMSPVFLFKYRHELNLITKKDWLFSVISGIFLAFHFILWFESLNYTSVASSTVLVTLQPLFAFAGTYLFFKEAISLKAIVAGGIAISGSILISWGDFRISGLALWGDILALLACALVTGYLLFGQHVRKRLSLTTYTFVVYSISSVVLFFYVLIKGENFISLPKEDWVYFLLLAIVPTLLGHTLFNWSLKWISTSTISMAILLEPVGASLLAYYFLAETVSYYQVLGGGIIILGIAIFLIDERTARKKRETSFTKGEKDDYSKGAV
- a CDS encoding lasso peptide biosynthesis PqqD family chaperone, yielding MMKIEKLTTNDSIKQVEGSIVSDMNGEKVMLSISNGKYYNLGDVGGRIWELIDNPLPISTLVTKLMAEYEISKQECEEQVLSFLELLRQEQLVIVV
- a CDS encoding GNAT family N-acetyltransferase, with the protein product MIIRKAQSSDGEGIAKVHVESWQTTYQGILPQSYLSTLDVDNKIKMWRNILAHSHHTYVAECEGRIVGFASFGKGRTNIADAELYAIYLLQTHQKKKIGQKLLHYAISILLSEGYKSLFTWVVNENSSIQFYKKLQGDLIKEKQVEIGGKLLIETAIVWEDLQQLQNVLSID
- a CDS encoding CBO0543 family protein, whose amino-acid sequence is MEQQADYEKLLLDTYKSMENTYVLIKEGWYGYVLFTPMWWLLIFLTFAPWIIWYFFKPKRSAARLLFGVFFVTLISIILDSIGILTGAWYYRYKFAPFTPEFIPWDITIIPVSLLFTLQIKPKANPLIKGVIWGGSAAFIGEPLLEFIGFYEPVYWRSGYSFWVYILLFLIAYFFSTKINSFEKLN
- a CDS encoding ABC transporter ATP-binding protein translates to MKSLLYFTKRLYSFSGKILIINLLGMVLISMLEGVGILLLIPMLSVSGLMPTDSDISALSELLSFITKIPPSYSLIFILTIYFFIVAGQAMLQRNITRRNVKIQVGFINHLRMEAFRDVLQSNWHFFLKHRKSDLITSLTTEIGRVNGGTSMFLQLLTSIIFTIIQLGIAFWLSPSLTILVLFSGVVLAFLSRNFIKKSKSIGSQTSKIGREYLAGITDSFNGIKDIKSNSLESSRSRWLKGLSEEIVKEQSELVRVKTNSQLLYKCSSAVIIAVFIFLSINMFRSQPEQLFLIIIIFSRLWPRFTSIQANMEQLATTIPALVIIEDLLHQCRKANEFPLKQGTDKVMPLAVSDNIELINVNFRYNIDDSKYAIKNSNVKFPANAMTAIVGPSGAGKSTLIDILMGLNRPEEGKVFIDGTLLTDEKLVSLRKAVSYVPQDPFLFNASIRDNLLMLEPNASEDELWEALHFSAAADFVKGLSNGIDTVIGDRGIKLSGGERQRLVLARAILKKPSILILDEATSALDSENEAKIQEAVEKLKGKMTVIVIAHRLSTIRNADQVVVLDKGKIVQIGGFSQLAKAKRSLFSNLLEKQTGITV
- a CDS encoding lasso peptide biosynthesis B2 protein; amino-acid sequence: MKKIALFLSLNNKTKWIFIEAFFYLALGRIMKELPFKKVAPSFGRHMKESPFELEGVNVKKAKQVSQAIHIMSRYTFWESQCLVKAIAGMKMMKRRKIETTLYLGTAKDEEGKMIAHAWLRSGSIYITGYEEMKRFTVVGTFQNKAH
- a CDS encoding nucleotidyltransferase family protein, with the translated sequence MENKLRLDLNNVKQELKLLIEILKFDNGHTPSSYKSDRSIDWETFLSLAKHHRIYPQIFLKADENQQIQIPSQIINRLKKAYQKNTIKMLHLTHEMESLNSLLLKENVRMLFLKGPVLADDLYGDISRRTSSDIDVLIPIDELDRVHDLLVDCGYVKDDYISTVLSDWKWRHHHVAYFHPEKRVKLEVHWRLNPGPGPEPNFNDLWNRKRVSNITPSPSYYLGREDLLLFLISHGARHGWSRLRWVVDIHQLFQNQSEELDWTLIFKLSKKYYSYQIVGQALLLSANLFGTELNKEMDPLIKSRKAVELSQNTVFYFENMVNLHTEPLPEEVAKYHKRYLFLLKTFRQKTLFILSFLFPYSDDADTLPLPKSLHFLYFPLRPFLWFWRKTKKLHALNRGI